The following proteins are encoded in a genomic region of Alteromonadaceae bacterium 2753L.S.0a.02:
- a CDS encoding opacity protein-like surface antigen produces MKMITKTALALAFGLASVNSFAGSESGLYLGGSIGQAGVEAGEGDFKLDESDSAYKIFAGYNFGIIPMLDLAVEADYRDFGKFETGGGAVSSELKAIDLYGLVGVNFGPAGVFAKVGYSRTDVDTRVDEFRASDSDNNMTYGIGAKVGLGSIKFRAEYEMFDIKDTDTVYMASLGVAYTF; encoded by the coding sequence ATGAAAATGATTACTAAAACTGCACTGGCATTGGCGTTCGGTTTGGCAAGTGTGAACAGTTTTGCGGGTTCAGAAAGTGGTCTTTATCTTGGCGGTAGTATCGGTCAAGCAGGCGTAGAAGCTGGCGAAGGCGATTTTAAATTAGACGAAAGCGACAGCGCCTATAAGATTTTTGCAGGCTACAACTTTGGGATTATCCCCATGCTGGATTTGGCGGTTGAAGCAGACTACCGTGATTTTGGTAAATTCGAAACTGGCGGTGGTGCGGTAAGTTCTGAATTGAAAGCAATCGATCTCTACGGGCTTGTGGGTGTTAATTTTGGACCGGCGGGGGTGTTTGCTAAAGTGGGTTACTCAAGAACAGATGTAGATACCCGTGTCGATGAATTTCGAGCCAGCGATTCTGATAATAATATGACCTACGGCATTGGTGCCAAAGTCGGTTTGGGTTCCATCAAATTCCGCGCAGAATACGAAATGTTCGATATTAAAGATACCGATACTGTTTACATGGCCTCTTTAGGTGTTGCTTATACTTTCTAA
- a CDS encoding DNA-O6-methylguanine--protein-cysteine S-methyltransferase/Transcriptional regulator Ada, which yields MFTQQQIEEYYQALLNKDSQYEGTFYAAIKTTGIFCRPTCTARKPKFGNCEFFRTAQQSLLAGYRPCKRCQPLKAAQQQLGGDLVERLLEAVDANETRRWCDADVRALGLDPSTARRQFNKRFGMTFVAYARARRLGIAFHNIRKGGKVIDAQFDSGYESGSGFRDAFNKIMGAPPSTRQRAVLAAHWLDTPLGAMLALADETHLHLLEFTDRRGLETEILKMREKLGYTMVPGHTPVIKRVEQQLEEYFKGQRRDFELPLFVHGSAFQRSVMAVLQSIPCGETRSYAQQAQVLGNPKAVRAVARANGANQIAVVIPCHRVIGADGKLVGYAGGIARKKWLLEHERKITSG from the coding sequence ATGTTTACCCAGCAACAGATCGAAGAATACTATCAAGCACTGCTGAACAAGGACTCCCAGTACGAGGGGACTTTCTACGCCGCGATCAAAACTACAGGCATTTTCTGTCGTCCCACTTGCACTGCGCGTAAACCCAAATTCGGCAATTGCGAGTTTTTTCGTACCGCGCAGCAATCACTTTTAGCGGGTTACCGGCCCTGTAAACGCTGCCAACCCTTAAAGGCGGCGCAGCAACAGCTTGGAGGTGATCTTGTCGAACGCTTGCTTGAAGCGGTTGATGCCAATGAAACGCGTCGTTGGTGTGATGCCGATGTGCGTGCTCTGGGTCTGGACCCTTCAACAGCACGAAGACAGTTCAACAAGCGTTTTGGTATGACTTTTGTCGCTTACGCAAGAGCCAGGCGCTTGGGCATCGCTTTTCACAACATTCGCAAAGGGGGCAAGGTGATAGACGCACAATTCGACAGTGGCTATGAATCTGGCAGCGGTTTTCGCGATGCCTTTAATAAGATTATGGGTGCGCCGCCCAGCACCCGGCAGCGAGCCGTATTAGCCGCCCACTGGCTCGATACACCGCTGGGCGCCATGCTCGCGCTCGCCGATGAGACACATTTACACTTATTGGAATTTACCGACAGACGCGGTTTGGAAACGGAAATTCTAAAAATGCGCGAAAAGCTCGGCTACACCATGGTGCCAGGACATACACCTGTAATTAAACGCGTTGAACAACAACTTGAAGAGTACTTTAAGGGGCAACGACGTGATTTTGAGCTACCCCTGTTCGTTCACGGCTCTGCGTTTCAAAGATCTGTGATGGCGGTGTTACAAAGCATTCCTTGCGGTGAAACACGCTCATATGCGCAACAGGCACAAGTATTGGGTAATCCAAAAGCAGTGCGTGCCGTCGCCCGCGCCAATGGCGCTAATCAAATTGCCGTTGTTATACCCTGTCATCGGGTGATTGGTGCCGATGGCAAACTTGTTGGTTACGCCGGTGGTATCGCGCGCAAAAAGTGGTTGCTGGAGCATGAGCGAAAAATCACGAGCGGCTAG
- a CDS encoding DNA transformation protein produces MKQKRLSDLKGLGERSEEVLAMVGIHTVEEFLAADPFEIYKDLKATVPGTSINALYAMIGAQEDRHWQAVKNELKTTIILRLEEMGIAPK; encoded by the coding sequence ATGAAGCAAAAACGCCTGAGTGATTTAAAAGGTTTGGGCGAGCGCAGTGAAGAAGTCTTGGCGATGGTTGGCATTCACACCGTGGAAGAATTTTTAGCGGCAGATCCATTCGAAATTTATAAAGACCTGAAAGCAACGGTGCCAGGAACAAGTATTAATGCGCTCTATGCCATGATTGGCGCTCAGGAAGATCGCCATTGGCAAGCGGTTAAAAACGAATTAAAAACAACTATCATTTTGCGCTTGGAGGAAATGGGTATAGCGCCAAAATGA
- a CDS encoding MOSC domain-containing protein, translating to MPSQQELINRLCKNLAPGRLEWIGLRSARKGDVVSVAEVMAFQGLGLEGDHRTSKRPGSGRQVTITSSEFIGQIAGHLQRDTIDPALLRRNLVVSGLNLNALRYQKIQIGDALLEAGALCHPCSRMEQALGDGAIAAMLGYGGLCAKVIRGGRMQLGDPVSKLDD from the coding sequence ATGCCGAGCCAACAAGAACTCATCAATCGACTTTGCAAAAACCTAGCGCCGGGGAGGCTCGAATGGATTGGGCTGCGTTCTGCGCGTAAGGGCGACGTGGTATCTGTTGCCGAGGTGATGGCATTCCAGGGTTTGGGCTTGGAAGGCGACCATCGCACTAGCAAACGGCCGGGATCTGGGCGGCAGGTGACGATTACCAGCAGCGAGTTTATTGGCCAAATTGCCGGGCACCTACAACGCGATACGATAGATCCTGCGCTTTTACGCCGCAACCTGGTGGTAAGCGGTTTGAATTTAAATGCATTGCGGTACCAGAAAATCCAAATCGGCGACGCTCTTCTCGAGGCCGGAGCACTGTGCCACCCATGTTCGCGCATGGAGCAGGCGCTGGGCGACGGCGCCATAGCCGCTATGCTGGGATATGGCGGCTTGTGTGCAAAAGTCATACGCGGTGGCCGAATGCAGCTTGGCGACCCGGTTAGCAAACTCGATGATTAG
- a CDS encoding aryl-phospho-beta-D-glucosidase BglC (GH1 family), with the protein MKTPSLCLVVVLCSLIGQTALAQKPKINCKLDYWNVQRKGANGDGGANKNSGTTPEAWFAAAEKAGLDFVRLIPHLWPGEGRDFLLGNADNFTAIPEKDLTLLLSVLDTAYQYHINIELSMFSLPGARNRQDNNNAFDYRLWNSEKYQQQAQVFWRSLADALKDHPAVVAYNPLNEPHPGRQHGVYEAGSNAFSNWLGNVAGTSADLNRFNQNIVRSIRERDSDTPIVLNGWMHASAEGLSHLQPVNDKATIYAFHYYGDWQYATYRINQNRFSYPDRMPLSGQQKDTSVKWTRSHVALDLQTVANWAQQHEIPENRIMVEEFGADRRVGGVVDFLGDTLKAMNDKNWHWAFYSFRSSSWDGMDYELGTQKLGWRYWQKRDQGLSHEQLIQRDNNPLWQVFKNELNNREKDTACRR; encoded by the coding sequence ATGAAAACGCCCAGTTTATGCTTGGTGGTTGTGTTATGCAGTTTAATCGGCCAAACCGCTTTGGCACAGAAACCTAAAATAAACTGCAAACTCGATTACTGGAATGTGCAACGCAAGGGTGCAAATGGTGATGGCGGCGCCAATAAAAATTCTGGTACAACACCGGAAGCCTGGTTTGCAGCCGCGGAAAAAGCCGGTTTGGATTTCGTACGCCTGATACCGCATTTATGGCCCGGCGAAGGTCGCGATTTTCTATTGGGTAATGCTGATAATTTTACAGCCATACCGGAAAAGGACTTAACTTTGCTACTGTCGGTGCTGGACACTGCTTACCAGTACCACATAAATATTGAGCTTAGTATGTTTAGCCTACCGGGCGCGCGAAACCGGCAGGATAACAACAATGCATTCGACTATCGCCTCTGGAACAGCGAAAAATACCAACAACAGGCCCAGGTTTTCTGGCGGTCATTAGCCGACGCGTTAAAAGATCACCCGGCTGTTGTCGCTTACAATCCATTAAACGAACCTCACCCAGGGCGACAACATGGTGTTTACGAGGCTGGTAGCAATGCCTTCTCTAATTGGTTAGGCAATGTTGCGGGCACAAGCGCGGATTTAAATCGTTTCAATCAAAATATTGTGCGATCCATACGTGAGCGCGACAGCGATACACCGATAGTGCTCAATGGTTGGATGCATGCCTCGGCTGAAGGCCTTAGCCATTTACAACCGGTTAACGACAAGGCCACCATTTATGCATTTCATTATTACGGCGACTGGCAATATGCAACCTATCGTATTAATCAGAACCGCTTTAGCTACCCCGATCGTATGCCGCTATCGGGACAGCAAAAAGATACCAGCGTAAAGTGGACGCGTAGCCATGTCGCACTCGATCTCCAAACAGTTGCAAATTGGGCGCAGCAGCACGAGATTCCAGAAAATCGCATAATGGTCGAGGAATTCGGGGCTGATCGCCGCGTGGGCGGCGTAGTAGACTTCCTGGGTGATACGCTAAAAGCGATGAATGATAAAAATTGGCATTGGGCATTTTATTCATTTCGCTCAAGCAGTTGGGATGGCATGGATTACGAACTAGGCACACAAAAACTCGGGTGGCGCTATTGGCAAAAACGCGATCAGGGTTTAAGCCATGAGCAATTAATTCAGCGCGATAACAACCCCTTGTGGCAGGTATTTAAAAACGAACTTAACAACCGTGAAAAAGATACTGCTTGTAGAAGATGA
- a CDS encoding catechol 2,3-dioxygenase-like lactoylglutathione lyase family enzyme, with protein MRWKGIHHVEFSVLNYDESVAFFDKMFGWLGYTSFWTLDIGYRSHYYMARFPLFHSYIGIQPAKDGAKLIPAEHRAGIHHVALWAKNRREINQFYREFLLPNSIEVTESPAEYPSYTPGYYAVFFNDPYTGIHFELSHTPMIPSISAYLRWRNVLKQEWKKHPEWQTPPWKESMRKLPGRK; from the coding sequence ATGCGGTGGAAAGGTATTCATCATGTGGAATTTTCGGTACTTAATTATGACGAATCTGTTGCATTTTTTGACAAGATGTTTGGTTGGTTGGGTTATACCAGTTTCTGGACGCTTGACATTGGTTATCGGTCTCATTATTACATGGCACGATTTCCTCTTTTTCACAGTTATATTGGCATTCAACCCGCCAAAGATGGCGCTAAGCTCATACCCGCTGAGCATCGCGCGGGTATCCATCATGTCGCGCTCTGGGCTAAAAACCGGCGCGAGATAAATCAGTTTTACCGCGAATTTTTATTGCCCAACAGTATCGAGGTTACCGAGTCACCCGCAGAATACCCAAGCTATACGCCCGGCTATTACGCAGTATTTTTTAACGATCCTTACACCGGTATCCACTTCGAATTAAGTCATACACCTATGATTCCTTCCATATCGGCCTACTTGCGTTGGCGCAATGTCCTCAAGCAGGAATGGAAAAAACACCCAGAGTGGCAGACGCCGCCCTGGAAGGAATCAATGCGTAAACTACCGGGTAGAAAATAA
- a CDS encoding nicotinamidase-related amidase, giving the protein MRKATTSALIVIDMQQASFSSDDKYDVNGVVNRINALAAKIRSADGSVIFIQHNGTAEDGLLPNTVGWQLLETLQTAPTDTLIQKTTNDAFYNTTLEKHLRARCVENLIVCGWATDFCVDSTIRAAISRDYFVSVAADCHTVSDRPYANARTVIEYHNWLWENLITGRGTVQVQKAATISSIIE; this is encoded by the coding sequence TTGAGAAAAGCCACTACCAGCGCTCTTATTGTTATCGATATGCAGCAGGCATCGTTTAGTTCAGACGATAAATACGATGTTAATGGCGTGGTTAATCGCATCAATGCCCTTGCCGCCAAAATACGCTCGGCTGACGGTTCGGTAATATTTATTCAGCACAATGGCACAGCCGAAGATGGCCTGCTTCCGAATACCGTCGGCTGGCAGCTTTTGGAGACTCTTCAAACAGCGCCTACCGACACCCTTATTCAAAAAACCACCAATGATGCATTTTACAACACCACGCTTGAGAAACACCTGAGAGCCCGGTGCGTAGAAAATCTGATTGTGTGCGGTTGGGCAACTGACTTTTGCGTAGATTCCACCATTAGAGCTGCTATTAGCCGCGACTACTTTGTATCGGTTGCCGCCGACTGCCACACCGTCAGCGATCGCCCCTACGCAAATGCCCGAACCGTCATCGAATATCACAACTGGCTCTGGGAAAATTTAATAACTGGCCGCGGCACGGTACAGGTGCAAAAGGCTGCGACGATTAGCAGCATTATCGAGTGA
- a CDS encoding putative acetyltransferase, which yields MDLAIRDASNKDCENVKYLIFTVLKEYGLVPDPESTDKDLEDIEAEYINNNGYFGVVEQGDRIIATVGVRRMSASTCEIRKMYCLPECRGKGLGRQLLQHAISMAKQRGYSRAVLETASPLKEAIALYKKFGFKPYSPAHIAARCDQAYELDL from the coding sequence ATGGACTTGGCCATTAGAGACGCCAGCAACAAGGATTGTGAAAATGTGAAGTATTTGATATTCACAGTGTTGAAAGAATATGGTTTGGTTCCAGATCCAGAATCCACCGATAAGGACCTCGAAGATATAGAGGCCGAGTACATCAACAATAATGGTTACTTTGGTGTCGTAGAACAAGGAGATCGTATCATTGCTACTGTGGGTGTGCGCAGAATGTCGGCATCCACCTGCGAAATTCGTAAGATGTATTGCCTACCAGAATGCAGGGGTAAGGGTTTGGGGCGCCAGCTTTTGCAGCATGCCATTTCTATGGCGAAACAAAGGGGTTACAGCCGCGCGGTTCTAGAAACCGCCTCGCCTCTAAAAGAAGCCATTGCACTTTACAAAAAATTTGGTTTTAAGCCCTATTCACCAGCGCATATTGCGGCAAGGTGTGACCAGGCTTATGAACTTGACCTCTAA
- a CDS encoding cbb3-type cytochrome c oxidase subunit III, with product MITRNELCRHATALIAAIAPLWAATANAEPNAQTLYNAYCIACHGAEMNAGIGGSLVDAEWKYAKTDAEIVALIQKGIPEKGMVSFEKILSEKQINDLVKLIRSKALSSE from the coding sequence ATGATTACAAGAAACGAATTGTGTCGCCATGCAACTGCCTTAATTGCAGCGATAGCCCCACTTTGGGCGGCCACTGCCAACGCTGAACCCAACGCTCAAACCCTGTACAACGCCTACTGCATCGCCTGTCACGGCGCTGAAATGAACGCTGGAATTGGTGGTAGTCTGGTGGACGCTGAGTGGAAATACGCGAAAACAGACGCAGAAATTGTGGCGTTAATACAGAAAGGAATTCCTGAAAAAGGCATGGTGTCTTTTGAGAAAATTCTCTCTGAAAAGCAAATCAATGATTTGGTCAAACTGATTCGCTCAAAGGCGCTGTCCAGCGAGTAA
- a CDS encoding subtilase family protein, with product MTSTCKFSVFKKSLLGAAISALSCGVVYAADFSANLVGAEDASDVVYSGILEDGKVVKNKKKNLDKSAINKNATPMVAITKLESQKLLTSKSAKSASAEKIHPALKSKIADYKLREQQNSLRSSDYGDQRVLVTFKETFKMPRFPNPDTRLSRSDAYNIERAERAEQLVGEIKSLRAVQQERLAASLYHNHNAQMVSSFWLINALVLDVPVSELEALSRRADVIYMEPAVDGAEPPASSVATARGQIKTDPYFNLGLTSGYIGLLDTGVRSSHTLFQSPSNLSFHWDCTDGTCNSNPNPDDDCWNHGTSTAAIISGNNNLGNATRGVTDITLDSFKVYPASCGGLSTTASVAGFQRSVQVLDRVVVAEMQGGGSSNSAISLAADAAFDAGAAVVSANGNNGSGNSPGTVNTPGNAHKVLGIGAYDVTTGAYKDYTSEGPASDGRIKPDLIAPTDSITASNTSSTATRTFTGTSGATPFAAGATALMRNFLLDILGTSSVDPGQVYSAMILTGQQAYPFTNTQGAGKIVMPLNGNIRVGNANIVDNQNYEISISVGSGKSKFEAALWWPESETQTHNDIDLYIIDPSGTTRDYSISSPSIFERATYSTGTLAQGTWKVRIRGYNVTGTQKVYWTSHVR from the coding sequence ATGACTAGTACATGCAAATTTTCGGTTTTTAAAAAATCTTTATTGGGTGCTGCCATATCCGCCTTAAGTTGTGGCGTTGTATACGCTGCAGATTTTTCTGCCAATCTCGTTGGCGCTGAAGATGCTAGCGATGTTGTGTATAGCGGCATTTTGGAAGACGGAAAAGTTGTAAAAAACAAGAAAAAAAATCTCGATAAAAGTGCGATAAACAAAAACGCTACGCCAATGGTCGCCATTACAAAATTGGAGTCACAAAAATTATTAACCAGTAAAAGTGCCAAGTCAGCGTCGGCTGAAAAAATTCATCCTGCATTAAAAAGCAAAATAGCCGACTACAAATTGCGAGAGCAGCAAAATAGCTTGAGATCGTCAGACTACGGCGATCAGCGGGTGCTAGTTACCTTTAAAGAAACCTTCAAAATGCCACGTTTTCCCAACCCGGATACGCGCCTGTCACGCAGCGATGCTTATAACATTGAACGTGCCGAAAGGGCGGAACAGTTGGTTGGCGAGATAAAAAGCCTGCGCGCTGTGCAACAGGAACGTCTGGCGGCAAGCTTGTACCACAACCACAATGCGCAAATGGTGTCATCCTTCTGGTTAATTAATGCCTTGGTTCTTGATGTACCAGTAAGTGAACTCGAAGCCCTGAGTAGGCGCGCCGATGTTATTTATATGGAACCTGCTGTTGATGGTGCTGAGCCACCCGCGAGCAGTGTTGCGACTGCTAGAGGCCAAATAAAAACCGACCCTTATTTTAATCTGGGCTTAACTAGTGGCTATATCGGCCTATTGGATACCGGCGTACGAAGCTCTCATACCCTGTTTCAATCGCCATCCAATTTATCGTTTCATTGGGATTGTACCGATGGCACCTGCAACTCCAACCCAAACCCCGACGACGATTGTTGGAATCACGGCACATCCACTGCAGCGATTATTTCCGGTAACAATAACCTGGGGAATGCAACTCGCGGCGTTACTGATATTACGCTCGACAGTTTTAAAGTGTATCCCGCGAGCTGTGGTGGTTTGAGCACGACTGCCTCCGTAGCCGGTTTCCAAAGGTCTGTGCAGGTACTCGATCGCGTTGTTGTTGCTGAAATGCAAGGTGGCGGTTCTAGCAACAGCGCTATCTCTTTAGCGGCCGATGCTGCGTTCGATGCGGGTGCTGCCGTGGTATCCGCCAATGGTAACAATGGCTCAGGCAATAGCCCGGGTACCGTCAACACTCCAGGGAATGCCCACAAGGTGTTAGGCATTGGTGCTTACGATGTAACTACCGGCGCCTACAAAGATTACACCAGCGAAGGCCCTGCGTCGGATGGACGTATCAAACCCGATCTGATTGCACCTACTGACTCCATCACCGCCAGCAACACCTCGAGTACTGCGACACGTACTTTCACCGGTACCAGCGGAGCGACACCTTTCGCAGCGGGTGCAACTGCCTTGATGCGAAATTTCCTGCTCGATATTCTTGGCACATCCTCTGTCGATCCCGGCCAGGTTTACAGCGCGATGATTCTTACCGGTCAGCAGGCGTATCCCTTCACCAATACCCAAGGCGCGGGAAAAATTGTCATGCCCTTAAATGGCAATATACGCGTGGGCAATGCCAATATAGTCGACAATCAGAACTACGAAATTTCCATTAGCGTTGGTAGCGGCAAATCGAAATTCGAAGCGGCTTTGTGGTGGCCGGAAAGTGAAACCCAAACCCACAACGATATCGATTTATACATTATCGACCCAAGTGGTACCACCCGCGATTACAGTATTTCATCGCCCAGCATATTTGAGCGTGCAACATACTCCACAGGTACTTTGGCGCAAGGTACCTGGAAGGTGCGCATTCGCGGTTATAACGTAACCGGCACACAAAAGGTGTATTGGACCAGCCACGTTCGCTAA
- a CDS encoding peptidase M48-like protein, translated as MLKQNPKIPEGINSSDENPLKEFFTLLLGIGLAAILVVVILSVMANWLAPYIPFSWEQKALTGTAFLNNTDEESPIHRNAEQALSELGERILEQANLSSELSFHFHLLEDDTPNAFASLGGHVFVTRGLLEAISSENALAMVVAHEIGHIQYRHPIQTLTRGALINIVYIALMGGGGSADAQNLLGQAGLITALSFNREMEFDADAFGVALVQKMYGHLEGADEFFKNMLKKDRQAEWLTFFETHPHTEERMEKILAARQEPLGKNPTLPLDARITSYLTQGDQISR; from the coding sequence ATGCTCAAACAAAACCCGAAAATTCCGGAAGGTATTAATTCGAGCGATGAAAACCCGCTTAAGGAATTCTTTACCTTATTGTTGGGTATCGGTTTAGCTGCCATCCTCGTGGTTGTTATCCTAAGCGTAATGGCAAACTGGCTGGCTCCCTATATTCCGTTTTCGTGGGAACAAAAAGCGCTAACCGGTACGGCTTTTCTGAACAATACCGATGAGGAAAGCCCAATACACCGGAACGCAGAACAGGCACTGTCTGAACTGGGTGAGCGTATTCTGGAACAAGCCAACCTATCTTCGGAATTGAGCTTCCACTTTCATCTTCTTGAGGATGATACTCCCAATGCTTTTGCAAGCCTGGGCGGTCATGTCTTTGTTACTCGTGGCTTACTCGAGGCAATCTCTTCCGAAAATGCGCTGGCAATGGTGGTCGCCCATGAAATTGGACACATTCAATATCGCCATCCCATACAAACCCTCACCCGGGGGGCATTGATCAACATCGTTTATATTGCGCTTATGGGTGGCGGTGGCTCAGCAGACGCTCAAAACTTATTAGGTCAGGCAGGCTTGATTACTGCGCTTAGCTTCAATCGCGAGATGGAATTCGATGCCGATGCTTTCGGCGTAGCCCTTGTACAAAAAATGTATGGTCATCTGGAGGGTGCTGATGAATTTTTTAAAAATATGCTGAAAAAAGATCGCCAAGCAGAATGGCTCACTTTTTTCGAAACCCATCCACACACTGAGGAACGGATGGAAAAAATATTGGCGGCAAGACAAGAGCCATTGGGTAAAAATCCAACCTTGCCGCTCGATGCCCGCATCACGTCTTATTTAACCCAGGGAGATCAGATCAGTAGGTAA
- a CDS encoding acetyltransferase (GNAT) family protein: MVEGYRISCDIENMNLTVIHGFLSQSYWSSGIPLATLRNAMSNSLCFGVFSNSGEQVGFARTITDKATFAYLADVFILLEHQGKGLAKWLMQSILEHPDLQDLRRTVLATRDAHTLYEQFGFQALANPNTFMEIWRPDIYAK, translated from the coding sequence TTGGTCGAAGGTTACAGAATTAGCTGCGATATTGAGAATATGAATCTAACGGTGATTCACGGTTTTCTGTCTCAATCATACTGGTCGAGCGGTATCCCATTGGCGACGCTTCGCAACGCAATGTCGAATTCGCTGTGCTTTGGAGTTTTTTCAAATTCAGGGGAGCAGGTTGGATTTGCCCGAACGATTACCGATAAAGCAACCTTCGCCTATTTAGCGGATGTTTTTATCTTGCTCGAACATCAAGGTAAAGGTTTGGCAAAATGGTTGATGCAAAGCATTCTTGAGCACCCCGATTTACAGGATTTACGTCGTACAGTGCTGGCAACACGAGATGCACACACGCTGTATGAACAGTTCGGTTTTCAGGCATTGGCGAACCCTAATACTTTTATGGAAATATGGAGACCGGATATTTACGCTAAATAG